The DNA sequence TTATCTCCAGCGAAGATGTCAAACCCCGTCAGCATGTGGATGTGCAGGCGGCCGCCCAGAAGTGGGTGGACTCCTCCATTTCCAAAACCATCAACGTGCCCACGGATTGTGACTTTGAGGATTTCAAGGATATCTATCTGTACGCCTACGAAAACGGCCTCAAAGGCTGTACCACGTTCCGCTTTAATCCCGAAGCTTTCCAGGGCGTGCTGGTAAAAGAGAAAGATCTGGAAAACACCACTTACCGCTTTACGCTGGAGGATGGTTCCACGGTGGAGTTGAAGGGCAATGAGGAAGTGGAGTACGACGGTGAAACCCACAGTGCCGCCAACCTCTTCGATGCCTTGAAAGAAGGCTATTACGGCAAATTCTGATCGGAAGCATAGACATGAGTGTAAAAATTGATAAAAAAATCGTTGACTACAAGGTGGTGACACCTTCCAACGATGAGGTCATTCCCGAAGCAAAGACTGCGGCTGCAGAACTGGAGCGGGCTATTGTGCAGATGCACGAAAACCTCAGTCGACCCGAAGAGCTGCACGGGAGTACCTACAAGGTAAAGACACCGCTGTCTGACCATGCGCTCTATATCACCATCAATGACATCATCTTGAATCAGGGCACTGATCATGAGCAGCGCCGTCCCTTCGAGATTTTCATCAACTCAAAAAATATGGATCAGTTCCAGTGGGTGGTGGCACTGACCCGGGTAATTTCTGCAGTATTTCGCAAGGGGGGGGACTGCACTTTTCTGGCCGAGGAGTTGAAAGCGGTATTTGATCCACAGGGCGGCTACTTCAAGCGCGGTGGAAAATTCATGCCATCACTGGTGGCTGAGATAGGCGAAGCGATTGAGTCCCATCTGACCAAAATCGGCATGATGCAGGCGCCCAATCTGGGAGAGCATCAGATGGCGATTCTGGCAGAGAAGCGTGCCGAATACGACGCGGCCAGTAGTTACACTGCCCCCGAAGGGAAGCAGAGCAATCCCTTTCCCGAAAGTGCCCAGCTCTGTCATAAGTGTATGACCAAAGCGGTCATCCTGATGGATGGTTGTATGACCTGTCTGAATTGCGGTGATTCAAAATGTGGTTAGCCAGTATTATTGATGATTGAAAGTGCCGAAACGGGAACGGCCATTGCCGGGGTTATCCCCGGCTTTTTTTGCCCAGCGCTTTACCGGGGGGCTCTGGACAGGCCGGTGACAGCGGAACAAACCATGCTGACAACCTGTTCAGCGCTCGCGTCCGCACAGTGAATGGTGGCATCTGCGTATTCGCGATAGAGTGTGTCCCGCTCCGTGTAAAGTGCAGCAAAGCTTTGCTCAGGGCGGCGTGCAATGCCCCGCATTTCATAGTCGTGGATGCGCTGGCGCAGTGTCTGCAGGGGTGTTTCAAGATAGACAATGATACCGTTCTGTTGCAGGTGTGACATGCCTGCCTTGCTATAGACGGCGCTGCCCCCGGTGGCGACCACCAGATTGTGCCCATCAATTGTCTGTAACGCTGAGGCCTCGCAGTCTCTCAGGTACAGATAGCCTTTCTCGTCCATCAGTTGTTGCAGTGTTTTGCCCTCACGAATCTGCAGTAAAATAT is a window from the Porticoccus hydrocarbonoclasticus MCTG13d genome containing:
- a CDS encoding TSCPD domain-containing protein, whose translation is MSVKIDKKIVDYKVVTPSNDEVIPEAKTAAAELERAIVQMHENLSRPEELHGSTYKVKTPLSDHALYITINDIILNQGTDHEQRRPFEIFINSKNMDQFQWVVALTRVISAVFRKGGDCTFLAEELKAVFDPQGGYFKRGGKFMPSLVAEIGEAIESHLTKIGMMQAPNLGEHQMAILAEKRAEYDAASSYTAPEGKQSNPFPESAQLCHKCMTKAVILMDGCMTCLNCGDSKCG
- a CDS encoding shikimate kinase, with translation MKNNIVLIGMPGAGKSTVGLLLAKKLGKNFVDTDILLQIREGKTLQQLMDEKGYLYLRDCEASALQTIDGHNLVVATGGSAVYSKAGMSHLQQNGIIVYLETPLQTLRQRIHDYEMRGIARRPEQSFAALYTERDTLYREYADATIHCADASAEQVVSMVCSAVTGLSRAPR